The Camarhynchus parvulus chromosome 19, STF_HiC, whole genome shotgun sequence genomic sequence TGCGGCAGGGTCACGCGGCTTGGCTTCAGGAAGGCGATGGGATGTGGTTAGCCACAGGGTGCAcgcacagcagcactggagtgGGCAGCACAGAACTTGTTGGCCATGGGTGAagatgtgctggagctgccctggccccaaAAAGTGCAGAGTGCCAGTAGCAGGGTATGGTTGCACCCGTCATGCCCCAGGGCATCCCCATCCTCTCCGGCCAGGTCCATTTATGCCAGTCACTGTGTCTCTACTTGGCTCTGCAGAAATCTTCAACAGCCACCGGCCACCCCCATCTCAGACACAACCGGGCTACCAGGATCCATCCTGCTTCTCGCCCATGGCTGAACCCCTGTTCAGCAGTGGGGGGCCCCTGATGGGTGCTCGGGGTCTGCCTGTGAGCCCCGAGGCCCCACTCCTACCTGGCACCCTCCTCCAGGTGAGTGAAATCCCAGCCTGCAGTCTTTGGCTTACTGGTGGTGTACCAGTCACCCACCCTGACCCTGTCATGTCTTCTGCAGCCCAGTGGtgcctcccagctcagcctccacAGCGCCTtcctgggctctgagctgcccctgGCCCCCCTGCCCCCCGAACCCCCCGACGTGGcacccagcagcctcagcccccaGCTCCGACACAAGCCCACACTGCAGTACGACTTCCCTGGCAAGTGCCTCAGCCTggagccaccagcaccccaCTATGtcccccccatcccatcctcccGGGCACCACTGCTGAGCCTGGAACCCCCCTTCTCCCCCACCTCAGCCCCCCGCTCTAAGTTCCCCTACAGCAGTTCACCTGACCCCTCGCTTGCCACCCACCCTGCTTCCCCTCTCTCGAGCCCTTGCTTTGCCGCCTACGTCCCAGGGCTGGGCTATGCCACAGGCATGGGGCCCCAGGGGtactccagccctgctgtctcccagctcctgccccctgccctgctgggcaaCCCCAGGTTTACTCCTGCCAAGGGGCCACCCCAGGGTGAGGGTGGGCGGCCCAAAGTGAAGCCCAGTGGCACCAAGGCAAGGAGGCTGCCAGGACACCCCCTGTCCCACCTGCCTGAGCCCAACCCCTGCCCGAGCCAGCTCCTGACCACAGGTAACAGGgttggggggctgtggggggacACAGGAGTGAGGCAGAGGGCATGCTGTTGTGGGGATCAGAGTGGGGACCCCATTTCTCCCTGGGGTTGGGACACAGGGAATACTGGGCAGGGCACAAGGCAGTCCCCATAGTGGGGTAGTTCCAAACCCAGAGGTGAAACCATGCCTGTGGGATCAGCCCTGGCTTCAGTGGCCTCAGAGGGAAATGCGGCCCAGCCCCAGGACTTGGCAACAGGCACTGCTAGGAAGTTCCTAGCAGTTCCTAGAGTCCCTAGAGTCCCTAGTCTGGTCTTTATGGCCCTGTTGGCACAACAGGCTGGGGGGGTCACTGCTGTCCTGCCTGATATGCTGCCTGTGGGTGTGATGGGATCGTCCCTTGGGCACAGTTATGGCCCTCTGCTTGCTTGAGGAGTGGCTggagctccctgcctgcccgaAGCTCTGAGAACTCTCCTGTGAGGAGAACAGACTCCTTCTCCAGAGGTGCATCCCTATTCTCTGGGGCaatccagcagggaaggggctgcagcagttCTGGTGCAGGGAGGGGCTAGCTatctcctggggcagggaaggtCACCCCAGCCCCAAGAGCCCCACACAGCAATGCCCATCTGCTTCGTGCCCCCTCAGCCAAGCAGGACCTGGTGCTGGATATCCCTTGCCCGATAGGTGTAGGACTCATGCCCATGACCCCTGTCTCCGAGGTAAGCACTCAACAACCCCCCAGGTTGGGAATTGCCTTCTCCTGactgctggggaagggatggagaTGGATTCTGGGGGTCACATTTTGGTGTGGGCTGGACAGAaatggagggaaggagggggcaCATGGCTGGGtggctggggatggcaggagtTGCCTGAGATTCTTCTGTAAAACAACCAAGGCAGAGGTAAGAGACATCCCACTTGCAGGGCCCCTTTTCTGGGGCattgtggctgcccctgcagatAGTGGCAGGGGCTGCACATCCTAGTGCAACCTGGTGTGCATGAGGTGCTGATCCCTCAACTCCCCTTCCTCTGtcttctcccagcagcagagcactgtcTCCAAAGTCCCTGCCACCTTCCTATCCAGAATGGCCCAGATGAGCCCAGGACTggctcctggctccagcccttctCAAGTGTTGCTGCACACAGTGGGCACACAGCTGGGCCCCCTGCAAGTtcccaaggcagagcagctgtccCCCACCTCAGCTTCTGGTGAGTCTGGAGCACCCCAAGGAGCTCCACAGGGCACTGGGGCTCCTGCAGAGAGCTCAGACCAAGCACTGTGGGAATTTTCATTTTGGCTGCAATCCTGGCTATTTCTATTTAATCTGCTGAGCATGGATGTTTCCTTCTGTACCCCTTCACCTGcttctttctccagcagcaaaagcagaaataggGAAAGACAAAAATGGAGCAAAATGTTGGACTGTGGTTTTGAAACCCCGGAGCTTGGTTTTGGAGCAAGAATCATCCGCTTTCACCCACAGTAACGAGTGCGGCTGGTGGAAACCAGGCTCTGGTGTTGTTCTTAGTTCAGTTTGGTGCTGCTCATCACAACCTTGCTGCCCTTGCACCTCTTTCCATGCAATTTCTACCCCAAGAAACGCTGGGAATTTAAAACCTCAAATCCCAGATGTTCCCATTTCTGAACAGCTGTAAAATGAGAGGGACTTGGGATAATGTGTGCTTGGAGGCTGAAGGGGAGCATCCCCATCAGCTGAGTGGGGTGGCTTGTCCTGAGGTGGGGGCAGCACTGTGGGATGCCCCTCTCTGCCCACCCCAGGTGCTGAGATGTCACCTTGTCATGAGTGCTGTTGCTATCCCTGTCttcacagcagcaccttccctttTTCAGGCAGTGACTGGCCCAAGCCCAGCCAGGCTTCCCCAGGACCCACTGCAAGGCAGGGCACTAGCATCTCCATGCACCAGCCCATGTCCCGTCCGGGAAGGCCTGAGTCCACCAAGGTATGGCAGAAGCTGCCAATTTCATATGcacccccttttcctcctccccccaagACACCATCCACCCTCACTTAGCTTTGGGCCAGCCTGCTCCCAGTGGGGCTGGTGGcccatggctgtccctgctgtggggaggTGCCTGATGGCGCTgacctgcagctggagagccGCCGCATCACACACATCTCCGCTGAGCAGAAGAGACGCTTCAACATCAAGCTTGGCTTCACCACACTGCACAGCTTGGTGAGCACACTGAGTGCTCAGCCCAGCATCAAGGTGAGAacccagggccagccctgggcatggaggGACACGGCACATCACCCAGAGACACTGCATCCCTGCTGTgacccacagcacagagctcctctcctgcaccccagcctgtggtgcaggaggctggagcacaCAGCAGGCACACAGTGCAGCTGTGTGAGGGTGGTCTGGGCCCCCTTCCCCTCTCACCCCACACCCCCCCAGGTCAGCAAGGCCACCACCCTGCAGAAGACAGCCGAGTATATCTgcaagctgcagcaggagcgtgcagctctgcaggatgaGGCACAGCGTCTGCGGGAGCAGATCGAGGAGCTCAATGGCTCCATCAAGTAAGGGGGGCGTggctggaggagatgggggaGCACTGCCTGCTTTGGGGTAGCCAGGCAGGGCAAGCAGCAGGATATGGCAGGATAGCAGCACGACATGGCAGGTCtccctggagcatctcccagctGACTGTCCCTCCTCAAACCCTCTCTGTGGGAGGGCTGATGCTCAAGAGGCAGGACAGAGGCAGGGCCAGGTCCCacacctgccctgggagggggaCATTGGCTGGTAACTCCTGCTGAGCTTCCATAGCTCCCAGCCTCCCGAACATGGCCCCACAATACTGGTTGTGtcccacagcctgtgccaggagcagctaCCGGCCACAGGGGTGCCCATCACACGGCAACGCTTTGACCACATGCGCAGAATGTTTGATGAGTATGTTCGCTCCTCCACACTGCAGAACTGGAAGTTCTGGATCGTATCCTTCGGGgccagtgcctgctgctccatctcACCCTCCACTGGAGGCACCAGGTGCTCTGGTTCATCTGCTGCGACTGGGTCTTTGGAGTCCCTCAAGCTCAGGAGGCTTTGGGGATCACAGGGAGATGATTTCCAGCCAAAGTCGCATGGTGGGAACATGCTGATATTCTGTGGTTAGGAGGGATATTCTGCTCCAAGGGATCAAAAACAGTTGGTAAATGGTCCTCAGGGAGAAGGGAAGTGGAGCTAAGCTTATGGAGGGAATTGCTCCTGATGACATGGGAACTAGCtctgagaggcagcagccatGGATTAGGAAAGGTCCAGACACAAAGCTGTGGACATGATGGCTTGGTCTTTGTGGTTGCATGCCATACCCTGGaagcacagggatggagaggatCAAGGGCCAAGGAACCTGTGGGCAAAGAGCTGGATCTGTTCCTCTCTGAGCACGATTTAGACACACTGGGACTCACTGGCAGAGCCTTTATGTATGTGAAATCCCAAGTGGCAGAGTGATGAAAGGCACTGCTGCCCATCGTCCCATCCAGCACAGGGCATCTGGACCAGGCAGAGATGACTTCTGATGCAGGGCTGAAGAGCTCCTTCCTCAGGACACGGAGTATTGTAAAGCCAACATGGGCTCTAGGATATGCTTGTGGTAGAGGTATCTCTGTGGATTATTGCCTGCACAAAATCTGCAGGCTGGTCCCTGCAGGCTGGAAGCAATAGGGGAGCTTATGGGACACACTGATGTCCTGCCTTGCCCCTGAGCACTTTGCTAGTTTGTTCCCTGACCTGCTCTGGAGGACTTGTCTTCTGTCTCAGCAACCTTTTCTGATAGCCCTGGCCATGACAGGGGTTTTGCATCTCTCCCACTGCCTACCCAGGTGACACTTATGCCATCACCCTAGCAGTTTGGCCTAGTGCCAGgtgtggtgctgtgctgggaaggcagTCAGCAGGTCTGTTCCATggcctgtcctgctgtcccagcagttCTGCTCCATGTCCAGACAAGAAAGTCTGTCCTGCCATAGGAGGGTGATGCCCTCACCTGGGAGGAGTGAGACCCTTGTCAAAGAAAAGCTGGTCCTTAACCCCTCTGATCCCACCAGTTCAGTATCATCATCCGGCCCCTCTTCGAGTCTTTCAATGGCATGGTGTCCACAGCCAGCATGGAGAGCCTCACCCAAACATCCCTCTCTTGGCTGGAccagcactgctccctcccagcGCTTCGGCCAAGTAGGTGgccctgtgcctggcagtgGCACCCTGAGCAAGTTGGGTTGGCATGGACTTCTCAGTCTATGAAAGGCATCCTCGAAaggcagaggggaaaaggacaggggtgtcctgggggaTGGCAGGGCTGATCTGTGGGATGTCCTGCTCAGTGATT encodes the following:
- the MLXIPL gene encoding carbohydrate-responsive element-binding protein, yielding MAGTQVGLPGPFLESPVGPCPVSDSDSDSEDAAVGGTGPSAATQNYSQVIHSGHFMVSCPHSDSLPRRRHQRAEPELADPRSIDPTLTRLFECMSLEYSGKLVSPKWKNFKGLRLLCWDKIRLNNVIWRAWYIQYVERRKNPVCSFITPLEGMEADEHRKPEAVVLEGNYWKRRIEVVMREYHKWRIYYKKRLRKSTREGGISSPKQDNDVWRPTEKWCNQLFCNVVPMLLGDEEEECGSRQHFDLDTFLSDISDTLFTMTQMPSTHQALPEDAYIGNADMIQPDLAPLQPSLDDMDISGPFMPVTVSLLGSAEIFNSHRPPPSQTQPGYQDPSCFSPMAEPLFSSGGPLMGARGLPVSPEAPLLPGTLLQPSGASQLSLHSAFLGSELPLAPLPPEPPDVAPSSLSPQLRHKPTLQYDFPGKCLSLEPPAPHYVPPIPSSRAPLLSLEPPFSPTSAPRSKFPYSSSPDPSLATHPASPLSSPCFAAYVPGLGYATGMGPQGYSSPAVSQLLPPALLGNPRFTPAKGPPQGEGGRPKVKPSGTKARRLPGHPLSHLPEPNPCPSQLLTTAKQDLVLDIPCPIGVGLMPMTPVSEQQSTVSKVPATFLSRMAQMSPGLAPGSSPSQVLLHTVGTQLGPLQVPKAEQLSPTSASGSDWPKPSQASPGPTARQGTSISMHQPMSRPGRPESTKLESRRITHISAEQKRRFNIKLGFTTLHSLVSTLSAQPSIKVSKATTLQKTAEYICKLQQERAALQDEAQRLREQIEELNGSINLCQEQLPATGVPITRQRFDHMRRMFDEYVRSSTLQNWKFWIFSIIIRPLFESFNGMVSTASMESLTQTSLSWLDQHCSLPALRPTVLSSLRQLSISTSILSDPARVPEQAARAVAALGRPGGAGTPSI